One genomic segment of Hemibagrus wyckioides isolate EC202008001 linkage group LG08, SWU_Hwy_1.0, whole genome shotgun sequence includes these proteins:
- the LOC131357983 gene encoding condensin complex subunit 1-like: MKVKGQVSEVAALLLDPEPHIDNLAVNFFNELAAKDNAIYNLLPDIISRLSDPERGMKEEDFSTVMKQLFSYITKERQMESLVEKLCQRFRTAKTERQWADIAVSLSLLSMCERGFKKLQECWECYSDKLTEDAVYQPLLSILAKLRRRAEPQFKAQVEEFEKKLTAVHTKGLEDVENEEREQQLEKQKNTPVPKSARRPTRDTSTSAYFRTSWYRLND; this comes from the exons AtgaaggtcaaaggtcaggtcAGCGAGGTTGCTGCACTCCTGCTTGACCCTGAGCCACATATTGACAACCTTGCAGTCAACTTTTTCAATGAACTCGCTGCAAAG GATAATGCCATCTATAATCTGCTGCCAGACATTATAAGTAGGCTGTCCGATCCAGAGAGAGGAATGAAAGAGGAGGACTTCAGCACTGTTATGaa GCAACTGTTTTCCTATATAACTAAGGAGAGGCAGATGGAGAGCTTGGTGGAGAAGCTCTGTCAGCGTTTCAGAACTGCAAA gACCGAGCGGCAGTGGGCAGATATTGCTGTATCTCTGTCGCTGCTCTCCATGTGTGAGCGAGGCTTCAAGAAGCTACAGGAGTGCTgggagtgttacagtgataaacTTACAGAGGATGCGGTTTACCAACCTCTGCTCTCCATCTTGGCCAAACTCCGCCGCAGAGCCGAGCCCCAGTTTAAA GCTCAGGTAGAGGAGTTTGAGAAGAAGTTAACAGCAGTGCATACAAAAGGTCTGGAAGATGTGGAAAATGAAGAGCGAGAGCAGCAGCtggaaaagcagaaaaacactccTGTGCCCAAGAGTGCTCGCAGACCAACACGAG ACACATCAACTTCAGCTTATTTTCGCACCTCTTGGTACCGTCTGAATGACTAA